In Astatotilapia calliptera chromosome 16, fAstCal1.2, whole genome shotgun sequence, one genomic interval encodes:
- the spc25 gene encoding kinetochore protein Spc25 → MSITDPNMSDRFTSAMEEIHNKELKTYTDIIDTTAELAQSHRQFVKSAIDTCLKKCKDDDILFETIQTFKKDLERKKVALKEKRQAISEVISEIQEKDMQKEDIIQKIEKLKEEQTKRKELIESQYKANKDRLKNLQKARLVFQDHLGLEVRTILGKTQLVKGEKLQFVFRNINPSDPDSAYVITMGINESGSYQIVSSDPVLKCLPALEKRLQETNNLPAFLANVRKEFISQTRR, encoded by the exons ATGTCCATCACTGACCCAAACATGAGCGATAGGTTTACAAGTGCAATGGAGGAGATCCACAACAAGGAGCTTAAAACATACACAGACATAATAGACACAACGGCAGAGTTGGCCCAATCCCACAGGCAGTTTGTGAAGTCAGCAATTG ATACGTGTTTAAAGAAGTGTAAGGATGATGACATATTGTTTGAAACAATACAGACATTCAAAAAAG ACCTCGAACGGAAAAAAGTGGCTTTAAAAGAGAAACGACAGGCAATATCTGAAGTGATATCTGAGATTCAGGAGAAGGATATGCAGAAAGAGGACATTATCCAGAAGATTGAGAAGCTTAAAGAAGAACAAACCAAGAGAAAAGAAC TGATTGAATCTCAatacaaagcaaacaaagacagacTGAAGAATCTCCAAAAAGCCAGACTCGTCTTTCAGGATCATCTGGGGTTGGAGGTACGAACAATCCTCGGCAAAACACAGCTGGTTAAAG gtgaaaagttgcagtttgtttttcGAAACATCAACCCCTCTGATCCAGACAGCGCCTATGTCATCACGATGGGGATTAATGAAAGCGGATCATACCAGA ttGTCTCCAGTGACCCCGTGCTCAAGTGTTTGCCAGCCTTGGAAAAGCGACTTCAGGAGACCAATAATTTACCAGCATTCCTGGCAAATGTGAGGAAGGAGTTTATCTCTCAGACGCGTCGCTAA
- the nostrin gene encoding nostrin isoform X2, with translation MSNFGRRVVKVPGTKSTNSHSLKMKEPTTTCSYHQLYQNAKQYSKNGEYFCKELMSVFQQRAELELTYSKGLQKLAGKLIRASKGMSNNSTHSAWCHVSDEMYSRADAHRSVGNAFQQEAILEIRQVLDEHNKRKRPLDSAIERTGKLVTANWSEQLKIKKKLIGLTREHEDLFNFVENNKHISTEKEKQKMLNRLTKSAEMQARVDEEYFNINMEGHQMRLKWENTLKNCYQIIQELEKQRIELLGNILKRYKLQMYSFGQTLKHGQTQIEQAVQRVDTDKDIQALVEENRNTTEDHNVEFLMADYFEEDSKSFMDKDRRREAIKLKLQRLDENITKTKKDCEGIEKLMKTYSENPSFSNQKNLEETEQQLDENTLKLDLLEATHYKLSTSLSKLEGKPKSHHRFSNSILKWKDKDCEHSLVQLARPVRLRRTPFRSRQSLRASIIYKGPPLFVAQQSVDPSKNATDQVSSTSPTQESQTAESGSTVNGVLEPHTEEDKGQDKTTPELCSIGKCKAIYNFTPEHDDELALNEGDLLDIYSKEENGWWFGMLNGQTGHFPSTYVEELPRLSSIKSSDA, from the exons ATGAGTAACTTTGGGAGGAGGGTGGTCAAAGTTCCAGGTACAAAGTCAACAAACAGCCACAGTCTTAAGATGAAGGAACCTACCACCACCTGCTCT TATCACCAGCTCTATCAAAATGCGAAACAATATTCAAAAAATGGGGAATACTTCTGCAAAGAGCTCATGTCCGTTTTCCAGCAAAG GGCAGAGTTGGAGCTTACTTACTCCAAAGGCCTACAAAAACTCGCGGGCAAACTCATCAGGGCCTCCAAAGGAATGTCAAACAA TTCCACCCACAGTGCCTGGTGTCATGTGTCAGATGAGATGTACTCAAGAGCAGACGCCCACAG ATCAGTAGGAAATGCATTTCAGCAGGAAGCAATTCTGGAAATACGACAAGTCTTAGACGAGCATAATAAGAGGAAGAGGCCT CTTGACAGTGCCATTGAAAGAACCGGAAAGCTTGTTACTGCTAACTGGAGTGAGCAACTGAAG atcaaaaagaaattaattgGACTAACAAGAGAACACGAGGATCTGTTCAACTTTgttgaaaacaacaaacacatctccactgagaaagaaaaacagaag ATGCTTAACAGGCTGACTAAGTCAGCAGAGATGCAGGCGCGGGTGGATGAGGAGTACTTTAATATCAACATGGAGGGTCATCAGATGAGACTCAAGTGGGAAAACACATTGAAAAACTGCTACCAG ATCATACAGGAGCTGGAGAAGCAACGGATTGAACTTCTAGGCAACATCCTAAAAAGATATAAGCTCCAAATGTACAGCTTTGGACAGACCCTCAAACAT GGCCAAACACAGATAGAACAGGCGGTCCAAAGGGTGGACACTGATAAAGACATACAAGCCCTGGTGGAAGAGAACAGAAACACCACTGAAGATCACAACGTCGAGTTTTTGATGGCTGATTATTTC GAGGAAGACAGCAAATCATTCATGGacaaagacagaagaagagaggCAATCAAGCTTAAACTTCAGCGCCTCGACGAGAATATTacgaaaacaaagaaagactgTGAAG GAATTGAAAAACTTATGAAAACATACTCTGAAAATCCATCTTTTTCCAACCAAAAGAACCTTGAGGAAACCGAGCAGCAGCTTGATGAG AATACTCTAAAACTGGATCTCCTGGAGGCTACTCATTACAAACTCTCTACATCGCTGTCTAAATTAGAAGGGAAACCAAAGTCCCATCACCGGTTCAGCAACAGTATTCTGAAATGGAAGGACAAG GACTGTGAACATAGTCTAGTTCAGCTGGCTCGTCCAGTCAGACTCAGGAGGACACCCTTCAGATCCCGGCAGTCACTGAGAGCTTCCATCATTTACAAAGGACCACCTCTGTTTGTGGCACAGCAGTCTGTGGATCCTTCAAAAAATGCCACTGACCAGGTCAGTTCTACAAGCCCAACACAGGAAAGTCAAACTGCAGAGAGTGGCAGCACTGTTAATGGAGTCTTGGAGCCTCACACGGAAGAGGACAAAGGACAAG ATAAAACAACCCCAGAGTTGTGCAGTATAGGAAAATGCAAGGCCATTTACAACTTCACCCCTGAGCACGACGATGAACTGGCTCTGAACGAAG GAGATTTACTAGACATTTATTCCAAGGAAGAAAACGGCTGGTGGTTTGGCATGCTGAACGGGCAGACGGGCCATTTCCCATCAACCTATGTTGAAGAGCTACCTCGGTTAAGCAGCATTAAATCATCTGATGCCTGA
- the nostrin gene encoding nostrin isoform X1: MSNFGRRVVKVPGTKSTNSHSLKMKEPTTTCSYHQLYQNAKQYSKNGEYFCKELMSVFQQRAELELTYSKGLQKLAGKLIRASKGMSNNSTHSAWCHVSDEMYSRADAHRSVGNAFQQEAILEIRQVLDEHNKRKRPLDSAIERTGKLVTANWSEQLKIKKKLIGLTREHEDLFNFVENNKHISTEKEKQKMLNRLTKSAEMQARVDEEYFNINMEGHQMRLKWENTLKNCYQIIQELEKQRIELLGNILKRYKLQMYSFGQTLKHGQTQIEQAVQRVDTDKDIQALVEENRNTTEDHNVEFLMADYFEEDSKSFMDKDRRREAIKLKLQRLDENITKTKKDCEGIEKLMKTYSENPSFSNQKNLEETEQQLDENTLKLDLLEATHYKLSTSLSKLEGKPKSHHRFSNSILKWKDKDCEHSLVQLARPVRLRRTPFRSRQSLRASIIYKGPPLFVAQQSVDPSKNATDQVSSTSPTQESQTAESGSTVNGVLEPHTEEDKGQADKTTPELCSIGKCKAIYNFTPEHDDELALNEGDLLDIYSKEENGWWFGMLNGQTGHFPSTYVEELPRLSSIKSSDA, from the exons ATGAGTAACTTTGGGAGGAGGGTGGTCAAAGTTCCAGGTACAAAGTCAACAAACAGCCACAGTCTTAAGATGAAGGAACCTACCACCACCTGCTCT TATCACCAGCTCTATCAAAATGCGAAACAATATTCAAAAAATGGGGAATACTTCTGCAAAGAGCTCATGTCCGTTTTCCAGCAAAG GGCAGAGTTGGAGCTTACTTACTCCAAAGGCCTACAAAAACTCGCGGGCAAACTCATCAGGGCCTCCAAAGGAATGTCAAACAA TTCCACCCACAGTGCCTGGTGTCATGTGTCAGATGAGATGTACTCAAGAGCAGACGCCCACAG ATCAGTAGGAAATGCATTTCAGCAGGAAGCAATTCTGGAAATACGACAAGTCTTAGACGAGCATAATAAGAGGAAGAGGCCT CTTGACAGTGCCATTGAAAGAACCGGAAAGCTTGTTACTGCTAACTGGAGTGAGCAACTGAAG atcaaaaagaaattaattgGACTAACAAGAGAACACGAGGATCTGTTCAACTTTgttgaaaacaacaaacacatctccactgagaaagaaaaacagaag ATGCTTAACAGGCTGACTAAGTCAGCAGAGATGCAGGCGCGGGTGGATGAGGAGTACTTTAATATCAACATGGAGGGTCATCAGATGAGACTCAAGTGGGAAAACACATTGAAAAACTGCTACCAG ATCATACAGGAGCTGGAGAAGCAACGGATTGAACTTCTAGGCAACATCCTAAAAAGATATAAGCTCCAAATGTACAGCTTTGGACAGACCCTCAAACAT GGCCAAACACAGATAGAACAGGCGGTCCAAAGGGTGGACACTGATAAAGACATACAAGCCCTGGTGGAAGAGAACAGAAACACCACTGAAGATCACAACGTCGAGTTTTTGATGGCTGATTATTTC GAGGAAGACAGCAAATCATTCATGGacaaagacagaagaagagaggCAATCAAGCTTAAACTTCAGCGCCTCGACGAGAATATTacgaaaacaaagaaagactgTGAAG GAATTGAAAAACTTATGAAAACATACTCTGAAAATCCATCTTTTTCCAACCAAAAGAACCTTGAGGAAACCGAGCAGCAGCTTGATGAG AATACTCTAAAACTGGATCTCCTGGAGGCTACTCATTACAAACTCTCTACATCGCTGTCTAAATTAGAAGGGAAACCAAAGTCCCATCACCGGTTCAGCAACAGTATTCTGAAATGGAAGGACAAG GACTGTGAACATAGTCTAGTTCAGCTGGCTCGTCCAGTCAGACTCAGGAGGACACCCTTCAGATCCCGGCAGTCACTGAGAGCTTCCATCATTTACAAAGGACCACCTCTGTTTGTGGCACAGCAGTCTGTGGATCCTTCAAAAAATGCCACTGACCAGGTCAGTTCTACAAGCCCAACACAGGAAAGTCAAACTGCAGAGAGTGGCAGCACTGTTAATGGAGTCTTGGAGCCTCACACGGAAGAGGACAAAGGACAAG CAGATAAAACAACCCCAGAGTTGTGCAGTATAGGAAAATGCAAGGCCATTTACAACTTCACCCCTGAGCACGACGATGAACTGGCTCTGAACGAAG GAGATTTACTAGACATTTATTCCAAGGAAGAAAACGGCTGGTGGTTTGGCATGCTGAACGGGCAGACGGGCCATTTCCCATCAACCTATGTTGAAGAGCTACCTCGGTTAAGCAGCATTAAATCATCTGATGCCTGA
- the nostrin gene encoding nostrin isoform X4, with the protein MSVFQQRAELELTYSKGLQKLAGKLIRASKGMSNNSTHSAWCHVSDEMYSRADAHRSVGNAFQQEAILEIRQVLDEHNKRKRPLDSAIERTGKLVTANWSEQLKIKKKLIGLTREHEDLFNFVENNKHISTEKEKQKMLNRLTKSAEMQARVDEEYFNINMEGHQMRLKWENTLKNCYQIIQELEKQRIELLGNILKRYKLQMYSFGQTLKHGQTQIEQAVQRVDTDKDIQALVEENRNTTEDHNVEFLMADYFEEDSKSFMDKDRRREAIKLKLQRLDENITKTKKDCEGIEKLMKTYSENPSFSNQKNLEETEQQLDENTLKLDLLEATHYKLSTSLSKLEGKPKSHHRFSNSILKWKDKDCEHSLVQLARPVRLRRTPFRSRQSLRASIIYKGPPLFVAQQSVDPSKNATDQVSSTSPTQESQTAESGSTVNGVLEPHTEEDKGQADKTTPELCSIGKCKAIYNFTPEHDDELALNEGDLLDIYSKEENGWWFGMLNGQTGHFPSTYVEELPRLSSIKSSDA; encoded by the exons ATGTCCGTTTTCCAGCAAAG GGCAGAGTTGGAGCTTACTTACTCCAAAGGCCTACAAAAACTCGCGGGCAAACTCATCAGGGCCTCCAAAGGAATGTCAAACAA TTCCACCCACAGTGCCTGGTGTCATGTGTCAGATGAGATGTACTCAAGAGCAGACGCCCACAG ATCAGTAGGAAATGCATTTCAGCAGGAAGCAATTCTGGAAATACGACAAGTCTTAGACGAGCATAATAAGAGGAAGAGGCCT CTTGACAGTGCCATTGAAAGAACCGGAAAGCTTGTTACTGCTAACTGGAGTGAGCAACTGAAG atcaaaaagaaattaattgGACTAACAAGAGAACACGAGGATCTGTTCAACTTTgttgaaaacaacaaacacatctccactgagaaagaaaaacagaag ATGCTTAACAGGCTGACTAAGTCAGCAGAGATGCAGGCGCGGGTGGATGAGGAGTACTTTAATATCAACATGGAGGGTCATCAGATGAGACTCAAGTGGGAAAACACATTGAAAAACTGCTACCAG ATCATACAGGAGCTGGAGAAGCAACGGATTGAACTTCTAGGCAACATCCTAAAAAGATATAAGCTCCAAATGTACAGCTTTGGACAGACCCTCAAACAT GGCCAAACACAGATAGAACAGGCGGTCCAAAGGGTGGACACTGATAAAGACATACAAGCCCTGGTGGAAGAGAACAGAAACACCACTGAAGATCACAACGTCGAGTTTTTGATGGCTGATTATTTC GAGGAAGACAGCAAATCATTCATGGacaaagacagaagaagagaggCAATCAAGCTTAAACTTCAGCGCCTCGACGAGAATATTacgaaaacaaagaaagactgTGAAG GAATTGAAAAACTTATGAAAACATACTCTGAAAATCCATCTTTTTCCAACCAAAAGAACCTTGAGGAAACCGAGCAGCAGCTTGATGAG AATACTCTAAAACTGGATCTCCTGGAGGCTACTCATTACAAACTCTCTACATCGCTGTCTAAATTAGAAGGGAAACCAAAGTCCCATCACCGGTTCAGCAACAGTATTCTGAAATGGAAGGACAAG GACTGTGAACATAGTCTAGTTCAGCTGGCTCGTCCAGTCAGACTCAGGAGGACACCCTTCAGATCCCGGCAGTCACTGAGAGCTTCCATCATTTACAAAGGACCACCTCTGTTTGTGGCACAGCAGTCTGTGGATCCTTCAAAAAATGCCACTGACCAGGTCAGTTCTACAAGCCCAACACAGGAAAGTCAAACTGCAGAGAGTGGCAGCACTGTTAATGGAGTCTTGGAGCCTCACACGGAAGAGGACAAAGGACAAG CAGATAAAACAACCCCAGAGTTGTGCAGTATAGGAAAATGCAAGGCCATTTACAACTTCACCCCTGAGCACGACGATGAACTGGCTCTGAACGAAG GAGATTTACTAGACATTTATTCCAAGGAAGAAAACGGCTGGTGGTTTGGCATGCTGAACGGGCAGACGGGCCATTTCCCATCAACCTATGTTGAAGAGCTACCTCGGTTAAGCAGCATTAAATCATCTGATGCCTGA
- the nostrin gene encoding nostrin isoform X3: MSNFGRRVVKVPGTKSTNSHSLKMKEPTTTCSYHQLYQNAKQYSKNGEYFCKELMSVFQQRAELELTYSKGLQKLAGKLIRASKGMSNKSVGNAFQQEAILEIRQVLDEHNKRKRPLDSAIERTGKLVTANWSEQLKIKKKLIGLTREHEDLFNFVENNKHISTEKEKQKMLNRLTKSAEMQARVDEEYFNINMEGHQMRLKWENTLKNCYQIIQELEKQRIELLGNILKRYKLQMYSFGQTLKHGQTQIEQAVQRVDTDKDIQALVEENRNTTEDHNVEFLMADYFEEDSKSFMDKDRRREAIKLKLQRLDENITKTKKDCEGIEKLMKTYSENPSFSNQKNLEETEQQLDENTLKLDLLEATHYKLSTSLSKLEGKPKSHHRFSNSILKWKDKDCEHSLVQLARPVRLRRTPFRSRQSLRASIIYKGPPLFVAQQSVDPSKNATDQVSSTSPTQESQTAESGSTVNGVLEPHTEEDKGQADKTTPELCSIGKCKAIYNFTPEHDDELALNEGDLLDIYSKEENGWWFGMLNGQTGHFPSTYVEELPRLSSIKSSDA, from the exons ATGAGTAACTTTGGGAGGAGGGTGGTCAAAGTTCCAGGTACAAAGTCAACAAACAGCCACAGTCTTAAGATGAAGGAACCTACCACCACCTGCTCT TATCACCAGCTCTATCAAAATGCGAAACAATATTCAAAAAATGGGGAATACTTCTGCAAAGAGCTCATGTCCGTTTTCCAGCAAAG GGCAGAGTTGGAGCTTACTTACTCCAAAGGCCTACAAAAACTCGCGGGCAAACTCATCAGGGCCTCCAAAGGAATGTCAAACAA ATCAGTAGGAAATGCATTTCAGCAGGAAGCAATTCTGGAAATACGACAAGTCTTAGACGAGCATAATAAGAGGAAGAGGCCT CTTGACAGTGCCATTGAAAGAACCGGAAAGCTTGTTACTGCTAACTGGAGTGAGCAACTGAAG atcaaaaagaaattaattgGACTAACAAGAGAACACGAGGATCTGTTCAACTTTgttgaaaacaacaaacacatctccactgagaaagaaaaacagaag ATGCTTAACAGGCTGACTAAGTCAGCAGAGATGCAGGCGCGGGTGGATGAGGAGTACTTTAATATCAACATGGAGGGTCATCAGATGAGACTCAAGTGGGAAAACACATTGAAAAACTGCTACCAG ATCATACAGGAGCTGGAGAAGCAACGGATTGAACTTCTAGGCAACATCCTAAAAAGATATAAGCTCCAAATGTACAGCTTTGGACAGACCCTCAAACAT GGCCAAACACAGATAGAACAGGCGGTCCAAAGGGTGGACACTGATAAAGACATACAAGCCCTGGTGGAAGAGAACAGAAACACCACTGAAGATCACAACGTCGAGTTTTTGATGGCTGATTATTTC GAGGAAGACAGCAAATCATTCATGGacaaagacagaagaagagaggCAATCAAGCTTAAACTTCAGCGCCTCGACGAGAATATTacgaaaacaaagaaagactgTGAAG GAATTGAAAAACTTATGAAAACATACTCTGAAAATCCATCTTTTTCCAACCAAAAGAACCTTGAGGAAACCGAGCAGCAGCTTGATGAG AATACTCTAAAACTGGATCTCCTGGAGGCTACTCATTACAAACTCTCTACATCGCTGTCTAAATTAGAAGGGAAACCAAAGTCCCATCACCGGTTCAGCAACAGTATTCTGAAATGGAAGGACAAG GACTGTGAACATAGTCTAGTTCAGCTGGCTCGTCCAGTCAGACTCAGGAGGACACCCTTCAGATCCCGGCAGTCACTGAGAGCTTCCATCATTTACAAAGGACCACCTCTGTTTGTGGCACAGCAGTCTGTGGATCCTTCAAAAAATGCCACTGACCAGGTCAGTTCTACAAGCCCAACACAGGAAAGTCAAACTGCAGAGAGTGGCAGCACTGTTAATGGAGTCTTGGAGCCTCACACGGAAGAGGACAAAGGACAAG CAGATAAAACAACCCCAGAGTTGTGCAGTATAGGAAAATGCAAGGCCATTTACAACTTCACCCCTGAGCACGACGATGAACTGGCTCTGAACGAAG GAGATTTACTAGACATTTATTCCAAGGAAGAAAACGGCTGGTGGTTTGGCATGCTGAACGGGCAGACGGGCCATTTCCCATCAACCTATGTTGAAGAGCTACCTCGGTTAAGCAGCATTAAATCATCTGATGCCTGA
- the cers6 gene encoding ceramide synthase 6 isoform X1, protein MAGILAWFWNERFWLPHNVTWADLKNTDEATFPQAEDLYLACPLAFCIFMIRLVFERFIARPCAMGLKIQTNGPQKAQPNAILEKVFTAITKHPDEKRLEGLSKQLDWDVRTIQRWFRQRRNQEKPSTLARFCESMWRFTFYLYIFTYGVRFLKKTPWLWNTKECWYNYPYQPLTVDIHYYYILELSFYLSLLFSQFTDIRRKDFLIMFLHHVATISLIVFSYVNNMARVGTLVMCLHDAADVLIEAAKMANYAKCQILCNLLFAMFAILFISSRLGVYPIWILNTTLFESWEIIGPYPSWWVFNLLLIMLQLLHSFWSYLIVKTACRAISKGKVGKWNPLHVSKDDRSDIESSSDEDDSPPPNQKHHTSATNGTNKSHGTNGYLIGAPYPDEH, encoded by the exons ATGGCCGGTATTCTGGCGTGGTTTTGGAATGAGAGATTCTGGCTCCCTCACAATGTAACCTGGGCTGACttaaaaaacacagatgagGCAACGTTTCCGCAAGCCGAGGATCTCTATCTGGCTTGTCCTTTAGCATTCTGCATCTTTATGATACGACTGGTTTTCGAAAG GTTTATTGCCAGACCATGTGCCATGGGCCTGAAGATCCAGACTAACGGGCCGCAAAAAGCACAACCCAATGCCATCCTGGAAAAGGTCTTCACTGCTATAACCAAG CACCCAGATGAGAAGAGGCTGGAGGGTCTCTCCAAGCAGCTCGACTGGGATGTGCGGACCATCCAGCGCTGGTTCAGACAACGACGCAACCAAGAGAAGCCCAGCACTCTCGCCAGATTCTGTGAGAGCAT gtgGAGATTTACATTCTACTTATACATATTTACCTACGGAGTACGATTCCTTAAAAAG ACTCCATGGCTATGGAACACTAAAGAGTGCTGGTACAACTACCCTTACCAG cCACTGACTGTGGACATCCATTATTACTATATACTGGAGCTGTCTTTCTATCTGTCGTTGCTGTTTTCCCAATTCACAGACATCAGGAGGAAG GATTTCCTGATCATGTTCCTGCACCATGTGGCAACAATCTCTCTGATTGTATTCTCCTATGTGAACAACATGGCACGAGTGGGAACTCTGGTCATGTGTCTGCACGATGCAGCTGACGTGTTGATAGAG GCTGCCAAGATGGCCAACTATGCCAAATGTCAGATACTGTGCAACTTGCTATTTGCAATGTTTGCTATTCTCTTCATAAGCTCCAGGCTGGGAGTTTACCCCATCTG GATTTTAAACACCACCTTGTTTGAGAGTTGGGAGATTATAGGGCCCTACCCATCCTGGTGGGTCTTCAACCTGCTTCTGATCATGCTGCAGCTGCTCCACTCCTTCTGGTCCTACCTCATAGTGAAGACAGCATGCAGAGCCATCTCCAAAGGAAAG GTGGGAAAGTGGAATCCGTTACAT GTGTCTAAAGACGACCGCAGCGACATAGAGTCCAGCTCCGATGAGGATGACAGCCCACCGCCAAATCAGAAGCACCACACCAGCGCCACCAATGGGACAAACAAAAGTCATGGCACCAACGGCTACCTGATAGGAGCCCCGTATCCCGACGAGCACTGA
- the cers6 gene encoding ceramide synthase 6 isoform X2: MGLKIQTNGPQKAQPNAILEKVFTAITKHPDEKRLEGLSKQLDWDVRTIQRWFRQRRNQEKPSTLARFCESMWRFTFYLYIFTYGVRFLKKTPWLWNTKECWYNYPYQPLTVDIHYYYILELSFYLSLLFSQFTDIRRKDFLIMFLHHVATISLIVFSYVNNMARVGTLVMCLHDAADVLIEAAKMANYAKCQILCNLLFAMFAILFISSRLGVYPIWILNTTLFESWEIIGPYPSWWVFNLLLIMLQLLHSFWSYLIVKTACRAISKGKVGKWNPLHVSKDDRSDIESSSDEDDSPPPNQKHHTSATNGTNKSHGTNGYLIGAPYPDEH, from the exons ATGGGCCTGAAGATCCAGACTAACGGGCCGCAAAAAGCACAACCCAATGCCATCCTGGAAAAGGTCTTCACTGCTATAACCAAG CACCCAGATGAGAAGAGGCTGGAGGGTCTCTCCAAGCAGCTCGACTGGGATGTGCGGACCATCCAGCGCTGGTTCAGACAACGACGCAACCAAGAGAAGCCCAGCACTCTCGCCAGATTCTGTGAGAGCAT gtgGAGATTTACATTCTACTTATACATATTTACCTACGGAGTACGATTCCTTAAAAAG ACTCCATGGCTATGGAACACTAAAGAGTGCTGGTACAACTACCCTTACCAG cCACTGACTGTGGACATCCATTATTACTATATACTGGAGCTGTCTTTCTATCTGTCGTTGCTGTTTTCCCAATTCACAGACATCAGGAGGAAG GATTTCCTGATCATGTTCCTGCACCATGTGGCAACAATCTCTCTGATTGTATTCTCCTATGTGAACAACATGGCACGAGTGGGAACTCTGGTCATGTGTCTGCACGATGCAGCTGACGTGTTGATAGAG GCTGCCAAGATGGCCAACTATGCCAAATGTCAGATACTGTGCAACTTGCTATTTGCAATGTTTGCTATTCTCTTCATAAGCTCCAGGCTGGGAGTTTACCCCATCTG GATTTTAAACACCACCTTGTTTGAGAGTTGGGAGATTATAGGGCCCTACCCATCCTGGTGGGTCTTCAACCTGCTTCTGATCATGCTGCAGCTGCTCCACTCCTTCTGGTCCTACCTCATAGTGAAGACAGCATGCAGAGCCATCTCCAAAGGAAAG GTGGGAAAGTGGAATCCGTTACAT GTGTCTAAAGACGACCGCAGCGACATAGAGTCCAGCTCCGATGAGGATGACAGCCCACCGCCAAATCAGAAGCACCACACCAGCGCCACCAATGGGACAAACAAAAGTCATGGCACCAACGGCTACCTGATAGGAGCCCCGTATCCCGACGAGCACTGA